A genomic region of Aspergillus oryzae RIB40 DNA, chromosome 1 contains the following coding sequences:
- the aspD gene encoding septin aspD (septin CDC10 and related P-loop GTPases): MATTATSTSTTPATVFPRSHVGFDSITSQIERKLLKRGFQFNVMCVGQTGLGKSTLINTIFASHLIDSKGRLTPNEPVRSTTEIQTVSHIIEENGVRLRLNIVDTPGYGDQVNNDRCWDPIVKYIKDQHSAYLRKELTAQRDRYIQDTRIHCCLFFIQPSGHALKPIDIVVLKKLSDVVNVVPVIAKADSLTLEERQTFKERIKEEFAFHNLKMYPYDNDELDDEERAVNAQIKDIIPFAVVGSERTIVVNGQQVRGRQNRWGVINVEDENHCEFVYLRNFLTRTHLQDLIETTSQIHYETFRAKQLLALKESSAAGGHSGGSRPISPSADRELSRNSQRMTMNGY, translated from the exons ATGGCTACCACTGCTACCTCGACCTCGACCACCCCGGCTACCGTTTTCCCTCGCAGCCATGTTGGTTTCGACAGCATCACCTCCCAGATTGAAAGGAAGCTCCTCAAGCGCGGTTTCCAGTTTAACGTGATGTGTGTTG GCCAGACGGGTCTTGGAAAGTCTACCTTGATTAACACTATCTTTGCTTCCCACTTGATTGACTCGAAGGGTCGTCTGACTCCCAACGAACCTGTCCGCTCCACCACGGAAATTCAGACCGTCTCCCATA TTATTGAGGAAAATGGCGTACGTCTCCGGCTAAACATCGTTGACACCCCTGGATACGGTGATCAAGTTAATAATGATAGATG CTGGGACCCCATTGTGAAATACATCAAGGACCAACATTCCGCGTACCTCCGAAAGGAGCTTACCGCTCAGCGTGACCGTTATATCCAAGATACCCGTATTCACTgctgcttgttcttcattcAACCATCCGGCCATGC CCTCAAGCCCATTGACATCGTCGTTTTAAAGAAGCTATCTGATGTTGTCAATGTTGTTCCTGTAATTGCCAAGGCCGATTCACTTACTCTCGAGGAACGTCAGACGTTCAAGGAAAGAATCAAGGAGGAGTTTGCTTTTCACAACTTGAAGATGTACCCGTATGATAACGACGAGCTCGATGACGAGGAGCGCGCGGTCAATGCCCAAATCAAG GACATTATTCCATTTGCTGTGGTTGGCAGTGAGAGAACTATAGTTGTCAATGGTCAACAGGTTCGCGGCCGACAGAACCGCTGGGGTGTTATCaatgtggaggatgagaatcaCTGTGAATTTGTATACCTGAGAAACTTCCTCACTCGCACCCATCTCCAGGACCTCATTGAGACAACAAGCCAGATCCACTACGAGACCTTCCGTgctaagcagcttcttgctCTGAAGGAGAGCAGTGCAGCGGGAGGTCACAGTGGTGGCAGCCGGCCCATCAGCCCCTCGGCCGACAGGGAGCTCAGCCGCAATTCTCAACGGATGACCATGAATGGCTATTAA